Proteins encoded within one genomic window of uncultured Draconibacterium sp.:
- a CDS encoding acyl-CoA carboxylase subunit beta, producing MSNQDKIKKLIDLRAEAKLGGGLKRIESQHKKGKFTARERIEMLLDEGSFEEFDMFVTHRCTNFGLEKTKFLGDGVVTGHGTIDGRVVYVFSQDFTVFGGSLSETFAQKICKVMDMAMKAGAPVIGINDSGGARIQEGVNSLAGYAEIFERNILASGVIPQISAIFGPCAGGAVYSPALTDFIMMTEQNSYMFVTGPKVVKTVTGEDISVEDLGGGKVHASKSGVAQFLVENEQEGISILRKLISYLPQNNLEDPIATDSSDPIDRLDDALNEIIPDNPNQPYEVKDVIHTIVDYGEFLEIHRNYAKNIVVGFAKFDGQPVGIVANQPNYLAGVLDIDASVKAARFVRFCDSFNIPIITLVDVPGFLPGSRQEYGGIITHGAKLMFAYGEATVPKITITLRKSYGGAHDVMSSKQLRGDLNYAWPTAEIAVMGAAGAVEVLHGRKLRDIEDAEERAKFVADHEEEYKEKFANPYQAASFGYIDDVIEPRNTRFRIIRGLQSLATKKLVNPPKKHSNIPL from the coding sequence ATGAGCAACCAGGATAAAATTAAAAAGTTAATCGACCTAAGAGCGGAAGCTAAATTGGGTGGCGGATTGAAAAGAATTGAATCGCAACACAAAAAAGGCAAATTTACTGCTCGCGAAAGAATCGAAATGCTTCTTGATGAAGGAAGTTTCGAAGAATTTGACATGTTTGTTACACACCGCTGTACAAACTTCGGATTGGAAAAAACCAAGTTTTTAGGCGACGGAGTGGTTACCGGTCACGGAACAATCGACGGACGTGTAGTTTACGTTTTCTCGCAAGACTTTACCGTTTTCGGAGGATCGTTATCAGAGACCTTTGCACAGAAAATTTGCAAGGTTATGGATATGGCAATGAAAGCCGGAGCACCAGTAATTGGTATCAACGACTCGGGTGGTGCACGTATTCAGGAAGGTGTAAACTCGCTGGCCGGTTATGCCGAAATTTTCGAGCGTAATATTCTGGCTTCGGGAGTTATTCCACAAATCTCAGCTATTTTCGGACCATGTGCCGGTGGTGCAGTATACTCTCCTGCCCTAACCGACTTTATCATGATGACCGAGCAAAACTCGTACATGTTTGTAACCGGACCAAAAGTTGTTAAAACGGTAACTGGCGAAGACATTTCAGTTGAAGACCTTGGTGGTGGTAAAGTTCACGCATCTAAATCAGGTGTTGCACAATTCCTTGTTGAAAACGAACAGGAAGGTATTTCGATTTTGCGTAAATTGATCAGCTATCTTCCACAAAATAACCTGGAAGATCCGATTGCTACTGACAGTTCAGACCCAATCGATCGTTTGGACGATGCATTGAATGAAATCATTCCTGACAATCCGAACCAACCTTACGAAGTTAAAGATGTTATTCATACTATCGTTGACTATGGCGAGTTCTTAGAAATTCACCGTAACTACGCGAAAAACATCGTTGTTGGTTTTGCTAAATTTGACGGACAACCTGTTGGTATTGTAGCTAACCAGCCAAACTACTTAGCCGGTGTTCTTGATATTGACGCTTCAGTAAAAGCAGCTCGTTTCGTACGCTTCTGCGACTCATTCAATATTCCAATCATCACACTTGTTGATGTTCCGGGATTCTTGCCAGGAAGTCGTCAGGAGTACGGTGGTATTATTACTCACGGTGCAAAACTGATGTTTGCTTACGGCGAAGCTACTGTTCCAAAAATCACTATTACATTGCGTAAATCATACGGTGGTGCTCACGACGTAATGTCAAGCAAACAACTTCGTGGCGACCTTAACTACGCTTGGCCAACTGCCGAGATTGCAGTTATGGGTGCAGCTGGTGCTGTTGAAGTACTTCACGGAAGAAAATTACGCGACATTGAAGATGCTGAAGAGCGTGCTAAATTTGTTGCCGACCACGAGGAAGAATACAAAGAGAAGTTTGCAAACCCTTATCAGGCTGCATCTTTTGGCTACATCGACGATGTTATTGAGCCTCGTAATACAAGGTTCAGAATTATTCGCGGATTACAAAGCCTTGCTACCAAAAAACTGGTTAATCCACCTAAGAAGCATTCAAATATACCACTTTAA
- a CDS encoding OadG family protein: MEPLSILLASSVQFGYTVAIVGFLIVFTALTCLVIVFTNAPKLINMKFNKEKLKRNKNKGQAEVKEEEEYMEGNVTAAISLALHMYFNELHDEESNIVTIKKVKKSYSPWSSKIYSVQNNWPR, encoded by the coding sequence ATGGAACCATTATCAATTCTATTAGCCAGTTCTGTTCAGTTTGGGTATACTGTTGCAATTGTTGGATTCTTAATTGTTTTCACTGCACTTACTTGTTTGGTAATTGTATTTACTAATGCTCCAAAGTTGATTAACATGAAATTCAACAAGGAGAAACTAAAAAGGAACAAGAACAAAGGGCAGGCAGAAGTTAAGGAAGAAGAAGAATACATGGAAGGTAACGTTACTGCAGCAATCAGTTTAGCCCTGCACATGTATTTTAACGAACTGCACGACGAAGAGAGCAACATCGTTACCATTAAAAAGGTGAAGAAATCGTACTCTCCATGGAGTTCAAAAATTTACAGTGTACAAAACAACTGGCCACGATAA
- a CDS encoding biotin/lipoyl-containing protein, which produces MKKYKFTISGNEYDVHLKDIEDNVAELDVNGTIYEVQIHGEVKTSKTPKLIRKPVEKMPGEGQIKKSASTGKHKVTAPLPGTILKINVTVGDVVTEGQNLMVMEAMKMENQVQTQKAGEVTAIKVNVGDSVLQDDLLIEIA; this is translated from the coding sequence ATGAAAAAATATAAATTCACAATCAGTGGTAACGAATACGACGTTCATTTAAAAGACATTGAAGACAATGTTGCAGAACTCGATGTAAACGGAACCATTTACGAAGTTCAAATTCACGGAGAAGTGAAAACTTCAAAAACTCCGAAACTGATTCGGAAACCGGTTGAAAAGATGCCTGGAGAAGGACAGATCAAGAAATCAGCATCAACCGGAAAACACAAAGTAACAGCACCACTGCCGGGTACAATCCTAAAAATTAATGTAACTGTTGGCGACGTAGTAACCGAAGGTCAAAACCTGATGGTTATGGAAGCCATGAAAATGGAAAACCAGGTACAAACTCAAAAAGCCGGAGAAGTTACAGCGATTAAAGTTAACGTAGGCGACAGCGTGTTGCAAGATGATCTGTTAATAGAAATAGCTTAA
- a CDS encoding sodium ion-translocating decarboxylase subunit beta, giving the protein MRKIVQLLFVLIFLAPSVYAAGQPEKLSDVITKGKWINHSDGYVPIPTYKEGEPDQKENPSTVKRYKTFTFETDGGFLLDSAKQRYSGRYEVIGDEVQLHFNTVPITELRTNRDPNQQGGYKVSTLQVKLPNRVLKINADGNLSGDGYTYKQYNGAIAGLFNFYEFSGFANIAWGNIIMMLVGFVFLYLAIKYDFEPMLLIPIGFGILIGNIPMFQVADFNLKLGVYEPGSVLNILYQGVVQGWYPPLIFLGIGAMTDFSSLISNPKLMLLGAAAQIGIFLTFLGAIYLGFAAPEAGAIGIIGGADGPTAIFISSKLANGLNVLPDGTTVKNLIGPIAIAAYSYMALVPVIQPPVIRLMTSKRERLIRMKPPRAVSKTEKVLFPIIGLILTAYIAPSALPLIGMLFFGNLLKESGVTKRLANTAANPLIDAITILLGITVGASTQADVFLTPASIKIFALGAGSFVIATAGGVAGAKIMNLFLKKENKINPMIGAAGVSAVPDSARVVQGMGLKEDPTNHLLMHAMAPNVSGVIGSAVAAGILLSFLM; this is encoded by the coding sequence ATGAGAAAAATAGTTCAATTATTATTCGTATTGATTTTTCTTGCACCCTCAGTATATGCTGCGGGTCAGCCAGAGAAACTCAGCGATGTAATTACAAAGGGGAAATGGATAAATCATTCCGACGGATATGTACCAATTCCTACTTATAAAGAGGGAGAACCTGATCAAAAGGAAAATCCAAGCACCGTAAAACGTTACAAAACATTTACGTTTGAAACCGACGGAGGATTTCTTCTTGACTCAGCGAAACAGCGATACTCAGGCCGTTACGAAGTTATTGGAGACGAAGTTCAATTACATTTCAACACCGTTCCGATCACTGAGTTACGTACCAACAGAGATCCAAACCAACAAGGAGGTTATAAAGTTTCAACATTACAAGTGAAACTGCCAAATCGCGTTCTGAAAATTAACGCCGATGGTAATCTTTCTGGCGATGGTTATACCTATAAACAGTACAATGGTGCAATAGCTGGATTATTCAACTTCTACGAATTTTCGGGATTTGCGAACATAGCCTGGGGAAACATCATAATGATGCTTGTAGGATTTGTTTTCCTATACCTTGCTATTAAATATGATTTTGAGCCGATGCTTTTGATACCAATTGGTTTTGGTATTTTAATTGGTAACATTCCAATGTTCCAGGTGGCCGACTTTAACCTGAAATTGGGTGTTTACGAGCCAGGTTCGGTACTCAACATTCTTTACCAGGGTGTTGTTCAGGGATGGTATCCTCCACTTATTTTCCTTGGTATTGGTGCAATGACCGACTTCTCGTCACTGATCTCGAATCCAAAACTGATGTTATTGGGTGCAGCTGCACAGATCGGTATTTTCCTTACGTTCCTTGGAGCGATTTATTTAGGATTTGCCGCACCTGAAGCTGGTGCAATTGGTATTATTGGTGGTGCCGACGGTCCTACTGCGATCTTTATTTCGTCGAAACTGGCAAATGGATTGAACGTTCTGCCCGACGGAACCACGGTGAAAAACCTGATTGGCCCGATTGCGATTGCAGCATACTCGTATATGGCACTGGTACCTGTTATTCAGCCACCGGTAATCCGATTGATGACTTCCAAAAGAGAGCGTCTGATCAGAATGAAACCTCCACGTGCGGTTTCTAAAACTGAGAAAGTACTGTTCCCTATTATTGGTCTGATTCTTACTGCATACATTGCGCCATCGGCATTGCCACTTATTGGTATGTTGTTCTTTGGTAACTTGCTAAAAGAATCGGGTGTAACAAAACGTTTGGCAAACACTGCAGCCAATCCACTTATCGATGCCATTACAATTTTGCTTGGTATTACCGTGGGAGCTTCAACACAGGCCGACGTATTCCTTACTCCTGCATCAATTAAGATCTTCGCATTGGGTGCCGGCTCGTTCGTTATTGCAACAGCGGGTGGTGTAGCCGGAGCTAAAATCATGAACTTGTTCCTGAAAAAAGAGAACAAGATCAATCCTATGATTGGTGCAGCCGGTGTTTCTGCAGTACCTGATAGTGCAAGGGTTGTTCAAGGTATGGGATTGAAAGAAGACCCAACTAACCACTTGTTAATGCACGCTATGGCACCAAACGTTTCTGGTGTTATTGGCTCGGCTGTAGCAGCAGGTATTTTGTTGAGTTTCTTGATGTAA
- a CDS encoding cytoplasmic protein: MRRLKGYQVLYLRMKDLIAIKVECKAGYKADEYPVRFYWDNMSFEIEEIVDRWYQGVQNPAFPAANYFKVRTLDKKIYILKHETKPDSWYLLIKGETIIL, translated from the coding sequence GTGAGACGTTTAAAAGGATATCAGGTACTTTACCTTAGAATGAAAGACCTGATTGCCATAAAAGTGGAATGTAAGGCCGGTTACAAAGCAGATGAATACCCGGTTCGTTTTTATTGGGATAACATGAGTTTTGAGATTGAAGAAATTGTGGATCGGTGGTACCAGGGAGTACAAAATCCTGCGTTTCCGGCAGCCAACTATTTTAAAGTCCGCACCTTGGATAAGAAAATTTACATTTTAAAGCACGAAACAAAACCGGATAGTTGGTATTTGTTGATTAAGGGAGAAACGATCATTCTTTGA
- a CDS encoding zinc-dependent alcohol dehydrogenase family protein, which produces MKAWVIDKISDLRTETAPLKLVELPKPVPKPGELLIKVSTCGVCHTEIDEIEGRTPPPSFPVVPGHQAVGIVEQSLGQKINVGERIGVAWIYSACGECDYCKTGRENLCNEFLATGRDVNGGYAEYMVVPENYAYPIPYFFTDEEAAPLLCAGAIGYRSLKLCNAENGHRIGLTGFGASAHLVLKLIRYQFPDSEVYVFARNPKEQLFALELGAVWAGNTTDSPPHLLDSIIDTTPVWKPVIEALKILKPGGRLVINAIRKESVDLDYLLKIDYPSHLWMEKEIKSVANVTGNDVRAFIQIAANMQFKPKIQLYPFAKANEALLDIKNRKIKGAKVLNISEL; this is translated from the coding sequence ATGAAAGCCTGGGTAATCGATAAAATATCGGATTTAAGAACAGAGACTGCACCATTAAAACTGGTGGAGCTTCCAAAGCCTGTTCCAAAACCGGGGGAACTTCTGATCAAGGTAAGCACCTGTGGTGTTTGCCACACTGAAATCGATGAAATTGAAGGTCGTACTCCTCCTCCTTCTTTTCCGGTAGTTCCGGGACATCAGGCAGTTGGAATTGTTGAACAATCGTTAGGACAAAAAATTAATGTTGGCGAACGTATTGGCGTGGCATGGATCTACTCAGCTTGTGGAGAATGCGACTACTGCAAAACAGGAAGAGAAAACCTGTGCAATGAATTTCTGGCAACCGGACGGGATGTTAATGGCGGTTACGCCGAATATATGGTAGTTCCCGAAAACTATGCGTATCCAATACCTTACTTTTTTACCGACGAAGAGGCAGCTCCTTTACTTTGTGCAGGAGCTATCGGTTACCGCTCGCTGAAGTTATGCAACGCGGAAAATGGGCATAGAATAGGACTTACAGGATTTGGCGCATCTGCTCATCTTGTATTGAAATTAATTCGCTATCAATTCCCTGACTCTGAAGTATACGTTTTTGCCCGAAACCCAAAAGAACAACTATTTGCTCTGGAATTGGGAGCTGTTTGGGCAGGCAACACTACTGACAGTCCGCCACATTTGCTCGATAGTATTATTGATACAACTCCCGTTTGGAAACCGGTTATTGAGGCGCTGAAAATACTTAAACCGGGAGGTCGGTTGGTTATTAATGCCATCCGTAAAGAATCGGTTGATCTGGATTATTTATTAAAAATAGACTATCCGTCGCATTTATGGATGGAGAAGGAAATTAAAAGTGTTGCTAACGTTACCGGAAACGATGTAAGAGCATTTATTCAGATTGCGGCAAATATGCAATTCAAGCCTAAAATTCAACTCTATCCATTCGCAAAAGCAAATGAAGCACTTTTAGATATTAAAAACCGAAAAATTAAGGGGGCTAAAGTGCTGAACATTTCTGAGCTGTAA
- a CDS encoding YbaK/EbsC family protein — translation MPVKKLKAFLDENKVKYIVIKHSSAFTAQEIAAKSHISGKEFAKTVIVNVDGKMAMTVLPASYQVDFELLKDIFGSSNVNLANEAEFQRFFPDCEIGAMPPFGNLYDMEVFVAETLVEDEEIAFNAGNHTEMIKMSYADFERLVEPRVFKFSWKTVSMPGDPSERWAMDN, via the coding sequence ATGCCGGTAAAAAAATTGAAAGCATTTCTTGATGAAAACAAGGTAAAGTACATCGTAATCAAACATTCAAGTGCTTTTACTGCTCAGGAAATTGCAGCGAAAAGTCACATTTCGGGTAAAGAGTTTGCAAAAACCGTAATTGTAAATGTTGATGGTAAAATGGCTATGACCGTACTTCCTGCTTCGTATCAGGTTGATTTTGAACTGTTGAAAGATATCTTTGGATCGTCGAATGTTAATCTGGCGAATGAGGCTGAATTTCAACGTTTTTTCCCTGATTGCGAAATAGGAGCGATGCCACCATTTGGTAATCTTTACGACATGGAGGTTTTTGTGGCAGAAACGCTTGTTGAGGATGAAGAAATTGCATTTAATGCAGGCAACCACACCGAGATGATTAAAATGAGCTATGCAGATTTTGAACGTCTGGTTGAACCACGAGTATTTAAATTTTCGTGGAAAACGGTTTCTATGCCTGGTGATCCGAGTGAAAGGTGGGCGATGGATAATTAA
- a CDS encoding nuclear transport factor 2 family protein, which translates to MSNLEKLEEGYQNFAEGNIEAVLAMWDEKIVWHACTGLPYIKGDGIYIGPQDVLTNVLATIPEHFNDFSIEISDFIDGGDKIVMEGFYTGVYKATGKRFKANATHTWTFKNGKPAVFFQAVDTAVMINP; encoded by the coding sequence ATGAGTAATTTAGAAAAATTAGAAGAAGGATATCAGAATTTTGCGGAAGGCAACATCGAAGCTGTTTTGGCCATGTGGGACGAAAAAATTGTTTGGCACGCATGCACCGGTCTCCCTTATATTAAAGGCGATGGTATATATATTGGACCTCAGGATGTGCTAACAAATGTTTTGGCCACCATTCCTGAACATTTTAATGATTTTAGCATTGAAATATCGGACTTTATCGATGGAGGTGATAAAATTGTTATGGAGGGTTTCTATACCGGTGTTTATAAAGCAACAGGCAAACGTTTTAAAGCTAATGCCACGCATACATGGACATTTAAGAATGGAAAACCGGCTGTCTTTTTTCAGGCCGTCGACACAGCTGTAATGATCAATCCATAA
- a CDS encoding short chain dehydrogenase: protein MESSESIKNMFEKIGKVDAIVNCAGATKWGPFAELSEEDFYVGLKGKLMGQVNIVRIGKDYLNEGGSITLTTGVLADDPVFGATNSAMANGAIHGFVLAVSQEHINEFRLNVVSPELVEDSAERLGDAFPGHTPVSMQKVAKGYERSVEGLRTGEIIRVYE, encoded by the coding sequence ATGGAAAGTTCTGAATCAATAAAGAATATGTTTGAAAAGATCGGGAAAGTTGATGCCATTGTAAATTGTGCCGGAGCTACCAAATGGGGCCCTTTTGCCGAACTCTCGGAAGAAGACTTTTATGTTGGCTTAAAAGGCAAATTGATGGGACAGGTAAACATTGTTCGAATTGGTAAAGACTATCTGAATGAAGGTGGTTCTATTACTTTAACAACCGGCGTTTTGGCCGACGATCCGGTGTTTGGAGCAACCAACTCGGCAATGGCTAATGGAGCCATCCATGGTTTTGTACTTGCCGTTTCGCAGGAACACATAAATGAATTCCGGCTAAATGTAGTTTCTCCCGAGTTGGTTGAAGATTCGGCAGAACGACTTGGCGATGCCTTCCCGGGGCACACACCTGTTTCGATGCAGAAAGTAGCTAAAGGCTACGAGCGAAGTGTGGAAGGTTTGCGAACAGGAGAGATTATTCGCGTTTACGAATAG
- a CDS encoding TonB-dependent receptor, with translation MKTLLFILFQMLILFAHAQVKISGVVRSDSGSPLSGVNIFIQGTYDGTTTDSLGIFSFKTDASEEQTLIASCVGFETFGQQLNLASDISDLRIILNEEVSELDEVIINAGTFEASDKKKSVVLKPLDVALTAGANGDIFGAFGKLPGSQTVGEEGRLFVRGGESYETKTFMDGMLVSTPYYSKMPDLPTRGRFSPLLFNGSVFSTGGYSAEYGQALSSIVALNTVALEPETKSSISVLSVGLQGSLAKRWENTSLSISGEYLNTTLSNKIFKQNVEWLQEPVIVGSTMLFRHKTSETGMLKSFASFNYDTSSLLYDNFDQSSFQEVALSNKNLYSNTTYNEMLNDDWMIQTGAAVNIDRENMDIDSDEIATSRNSSQLKLTLSNYSVKDVTTTFGAEAFIYKYDQNIDMDGNFNLSFNNNLFAGFAESEWKVTKNLALKAGLRTEYNSLINELNVVPRLSAAVKTSKNSQLSAAYGKFFQNPGDDYLKFTDELAPETSTHSILTWQYKKDSRTLRIEAYNKNYSELVKYDEEFSAEPGNYNNSGSGYSRGIDVFWRDQKQFGKADYWISYSWIDSKRNYRDYPTKVTPHYVSKHNLSVVYKQYFTKINSFISGSYTFANGRPFDNPNTTEFMAGKTKTYNDLSFGFTHIFYLFNTQTVAHLIVNNALGFNNVFGYNYAQTPDNNGVYQSQPIVPGQKRLIVFLLSFQL, from the coding sequence ATGAAAACACTTTTATTCATACTCTTTCAGATGCTGATTCTGTTTGCTCACGCACAGGTCAAAATTTCAGGAGTTGTACGATCAGATTCAGGCAGTCCGCTTTCCGGGGTGAATATTTTTATCCAGGGAACGTACGACGGCACAACAACCGATAGTCTCGGTATATTCTCGTTTAAAACCGATGCAAGCGAAGAACAGACATTAATTGCCAGTTGTGTTGGATTTGAAACATTTGGACAGCAGTTGAACCTCGCCAGCGATATTTCAGACCTTAGAATTATCTTGAATGAAGAGGTAAGCGAACTTGACGAAGTAATCATCAACGCCGGTACTTTTGAGGCCAGCGACAAAAAGAAGTCGGTTGTTTTAAAACCGCTTGATGTGGCGCTAACGGCAGGTGCCAATGGCGACATTTTTGGTGCATTTGGCAAATTGCCCGGTTCGCAAACAGTGGGCGAAGAAGGACGGCTTTTTGTTCGTGGTGGCGAAAGCTACGAAACCAAAACTTTTATGGATGGCATGTTGGTAAGTACTCCTTACTATTCAAAAATGCCAGATCTGCCTACCAGAGGCCGGTTCTCCCCCCTCCTTTTTAACGGTTCGGTATTTAGCACCGGAGGCTACTCGGCCGAATACGGGCAGGCACTTTCATCAATCGTAGCTTTAAATACCGTTGCTTTGGAGCCGGAAACCAAATCGAGCATTTCAGTTCTTTCGGTCGGGTTACAAGGTTCTCTTGCAAAAAGATGGGAAAACACTTCGCTGTCAATTAGTGGAGAATACCTGAATACTACGCTTAGTAACAAGATTTTTAAGCAAAACGTTGAGTGGTTGCAAGAACCTGTTATTGTTGGTTCAACAATGCTATTCCGACACAAAACCAGTGAAACAGGAATGCTAAAATCTTTTGCCAGCTTTAACTACGACACCAGCAGTTTACTGTACGACAACTTTGACCAATCTTCTTTCCAGGAAGTTGCATTGAGCAATAAGAATTTATATTCTAACACAACCTATAACGAGATGCTGAATGACGATTGGATGATACAAACAGGTGCTGCGGTTAACATCGATCGGGAGAATATGGATATTGATTCAGATGAAATCGCCACTTCGCGAAACAGTAGCCAGTTAAAACTTACCTTATCCAATTACTCCGTTAAAGACGTAACTACAACCTTCGGTGCTGAAGCATTCATTTATAAGTACGACCAGAACATCGATATGGATGGGAATTTTAACCTTTCATTCAACAACAACTTGTTTGCGGGCTTTGCCGAATCGGAATGGAAAGTGACCAAAAACCTGGCATTAAAAGCCGGACTGCGAACCGAATACAACTCGCTAATCAATGAATTAAATGTTGTTCCCCGACTTTCAGCAGCGGTAAAAACGAGCAAGAACAGCCAGCTTTCGGCAGCCTACGGAAAGTTCTTTCAGAATCCGGGCGATGACTATTTAAAATTCACCGACGAACTAGCACCTGAAACATCAACGCATTCCATTTTAACCTGGCAGTATAAAAAAGACAGCCGCACTTTGCGAATTGAAGCCTACAATAAAAACTATTCAGAGCTGGTAAAGTATGATGAAGAATTTTCTGCTGAACCCGGAAATTACAACAACTCCGGCAGTGGTTATTCCAGAGGAATTGATGTTTTCTGGCGCGACCAGAAACAGTTTGGCAAAGCCGATTACTGGATTTCGTATTCGTGGATCGATTCAAAACGGAATTACCGTGATTACCCGACGAAAGTGACTCCTCACTACGTTTCGAAACACAACCTTTCAGTTGTTTATAAGCAGTATTTTACTAAGATAAATTCCTTTATTTCTGGATCCTACACATTTGCCAACGGACGGCCATTCGATAATCCAAACACAACTGAATTTATGGCTGGCAAAACTAAAACCTACAACGATTTGAGTTTTGGGTTCACACACATCTTTTACCTTTTTAATACACAAACCGTTGCACACCTAATTGTAAATAATGCACTGGGCTTTAATAATGTGTTTGGTTATAACTACGCTCAAACACCCGACAACAACGGAGTTTACCAATCGCAGCCCATCGTGCCCGGCCAAAAAAGACTCATTGTATTTCTACTATCATTTCAATTATAA
- the rimO gene encoding 30S ribosomal protein S12 methylthiotransferase RimO, whose translation MAKKRVNVVTMGCSKNLVDSEVLLNQLEKGKFEVMHDSNETNFDAVFVNTCGFIHDAKQESIDMILDYAEAKKRGEIDKLYVMGCLSERYHNELEEELPEVDKYFGKFDMKAMVEELKVTYAPEYIYERKITTPSHFAYLKISEGCNRSCSFCAIPKMTGRHQSRTIESLVKEARYLAKKGVKELLLIAQDLSYYGIDLYGKNQLAELINQVSEVEGIEWIRLHYLYPTKFPMEILPVMRENPKVCKYLDMPLQHISNRVLKNMLRHVTREETEALIAKIKEEVPEVVIRTTMLVGFPGETEEDFEELKEFVQEQKFGRLGVFPYSDEDGTYAANKFEDNLPDEVKQARADEIMDVQQYISAELNQQKVGKEFDVIIDRKESDYYVGRTEFDSPEVDGEVYITTDDELKNGTIVKVKITGAEDYDLYGELI comes from the coding sequence ATGGCGAAGAAAAGGGTAAATGTGGTAACCATGGGATGTTCGAAAAACCTGGTAGATTCGGAGGTTTTACTGAACCAGTTGGAGAAGGGTAAGTTTGAAGTAATGCACGATTCAAACGAAACAAACTTCGATGCCGTTTTTGTAAATACCTGCGGTTTTATTCACGATGCCAAGCAGGAATCGATTGATATGATTCTGGATTATGCAGAGGCTAAAAAACGTGGAGAAATCGACAAGCTTTACGTTATGGGATGTCTCTCGGAACGTTACCACAACGAACTGGAAGAGGAGCTTCCCGAAGTAGACAAATACTTTGGTAAGTTCGACATGAAAGCCATGGTGGAAGAACTGAAAGTTACTTACGCGCCAGAATACATTTACGAGCGTAAAATTACCACGCCATCGCATTTTGCTTACCTGAAAATTTCGGAAGGCTGTAACCGTTCGTGTTCGTTTTGTGCCATCCCTAAAATGACTGGCCGACACCAATCACGCACCATCGAAAGCCTCGTGAAAGAAGCACGTTACCTGGCTAAAAAGGGCGTGAAGGAGCTGTTGCTAATTGCTCAGGACCTCTCTTATTACGGAATCGATCTGTACGGTAAAAACCAATTGGCAGAGTTGATTAACCAGGTTTCGGAGGTGGAAGGAATCGAATGGATTCGTTTACATTATTTGTATCCTACCAAATTCCCGATGGAGATTTTGCCGGTAATGCGAGAAAATCCAAAAGTGTGCAAGTATCTTGATATGCCGTTGCAGCATATTTCAAACCGCGTGCTGAAAAATATGTTGCGCCATGTTACCCGCGAAGAAACTGAGGCCTTGATCGCTAAAATTAAAGAAGAAGTGCCGGAAGTAGTAATCCGTACAACAATGTTGGTTGGTTTTCCGGGCGAAACGGAGGAAGATTTCGAAGAGCTGAAAGAATTTGTGCAAGAGCAGAAATTTGGCCGACTGGGTGTTTTCCCGTATTCAGATGAAGATGGTACTTATGCTGCCAATAAATTCGAAGACAATTTGCCTGATGAAGTAAAACAGGCGCGTGCAGATGAAATTATGGATGTGCAGCAATACATTTCGGCCGAACTCAACCAGCAAAAAGTAGGGAAGGAGTTCGATGTGATTATCGACCGAAAAGAAAGCGATTACTATGTTGGACGCACCGAATTTGATTCGCCTGAAGTTGACGGAGAAGTTTATATAACTACCGACGATGAATTAAAAAACGGCACCATTGTTAAAGTGAAAATAACAGGTGCCGAAGATTATGACTTGTACGGAGAGTTGATCTAA